One window of Natrinema sp. SYSU A 869 genomic DNA carries:
- a CDS encoding MBL fold metallo-hydrolase: MRVSYQHANVHSGNESTLLRFMTDDGTRACVLIDSGDDVDLDSLLADDEYLNAILLTHAHIDHYRTLARSVRHNAPIYTSPATTAILKRVLPEAQKDNDLGDISAAVDALEPIEDWTSILHDLEVRPVPAGHTPGAVGFVIRFRDENAADDRLTGEHHLLATGDFTTRPCAGYSGLETTYPFEIDAVLLNASTDDSYTTALNASLQTVLERAYAGSQVVVATSSLTGIHYATLVGHITAALDRELPVTLVGQAAKVYNTLELDVPGIDTQEVFEQTAKVLEQGRVTIAGPDTPRKGSTSRLLDAIADDPTGVFVQLATGDTTSVSNVRCTTRAVELRNHPPIETIDDVVHALAPTQVVIKHATGDTLNRFQRRFDHCFTWGTNDEDIHRLYEDGEWLTPEWITETTATKIQTRQWEEAQKRPFDGTVTLSSTGWDSVDLDAEGIDLETLETVFARASTNPYVTSAPDDETDADTETNGSQQYAGDEFVEAELLERLKTLKAKLDCPEEETVQARVFTDGDGEQFLKLMEQADVDAGETVEIMISGTEPS, from the coding sequence ATGCGCGTTTCCTATCAACATGCGAACGTTCACAGCGGCAACGAGTCGACACTCCTCCGATTTATGACCGATGACGGAACACGCGCATGCGTTCTCATCGACTCTGGAGACGATGTCGATCTAGATTCGCTACTCGCAGATGACGAGTATTTGAACGCGATACTTCTTACACACGCTCACATCGATCACTATCGGACACTTGCGAGAAGCGTTCGACACAACGCACCGATTTACACCTCGCCGGCGACAACAGCGATCCTCAAGCGCGTACTCCCGGAGGCACAGAAGGATAACGATCTCGGGGATATTTCCGCTGCCGTCGACGCACTCGAGCCAATCGAGGACTGGACGTCAATTCTCCACGACCTCGAGGTTCGGCCGGTCCCTGCAGGGCATACACCCGGTGCAGTTGGCTTCGTGATCCGGTTTCGGGATGAGAACGCAGCCGACGACCGCTTGACCGGTGAGCACCACCTTTTGGCAACTGGTGATTTCACGACTCGCCCCTGTGCAGGCTATTCAGGACTGGAGACCACTTACCCGTTCGAAATCGATGCTGTGCTTCTGAACGCCTCGACTGATGACTCCTATACGACTGCGCTCAATGCATCGTTGCAAACGGTTCTCGAACGAGCGTACGCCGGTTCGCAGGTCGTCGTCGCGACAAGTTCACTGACTGGAATTCACTATGCGACGCTAGTGGGCCACATCACCGCAGCACTCGATCGAGAACTCCCGGTCACGCTCGTCGGCCAGGCTGCCAAAGTGTACAATACACTCGAGTTGGACGTTCCCGGGATTGATACACAGGAAGTGTTCGAGCAGACTGCCAAGGTACTCGAACAGGGACGGGTGACGATCGCTGGACCTGATACGCCACGGAAAGGAAGCACGTCTCGACTCCTGGATGCAATTGCGGACGACCCCACTGGTGTCTTTGTCCAGCTCGCAACAGGCGATACTACATCGGTCTCGAACGTGCGCTGTACGACACGGGCCGTCGAACTTCGCAACCACCCACCTATCGAGACGATCGACGATGTCGTTCATGCCCTTGCGCCGACGCAAGTCGTCATCAAACACGCGACGGGCGACACGCTCAACCGGTTCCAACGCCGCTTCGATCACTGTTTCACCTGGGGGACGAACGACGAAGATATCCATCGGCTCTATGAGGACGGCGAGTGGCTGACTCCTGAATGGATTACGGAGACGACTGCAACAAAGATTCAGACACGCCAATGGGAGGAAGCGCAAAAGCGGCCGTTCGATGGTACTGTAACACTCTCGTCCACTGGGTGGGACTCAGTTGATCTGGACGCGGAGGGGATCGATCTCGAGACACTCGAGACCGTCTTTGCTCGAGCGTCAACGAATCCCTATGTCACATCGGCTCCCGACGACGAGACAGACGCCGATACTGAGACGAACGGCTCCCAACAATACGCCGGAGATGAGTTTGTTGAGGCGGAACTTCTCGAGCGGCTCAAGACTCTCAAAGCGAAACTCGATTGTCCCGAAGAAGAGACCGTTCAAGCACGTGTGTTTACCGATGGTGACGGTGAACAGTTTCTAAAACTCATGGAACAGGCCGATGTCGACGCAGGAGAGACTGTTGAGATCATGATCTCTGGGACTGAGCCCTCGTAG
- a CDS encoding TetR/AcrR family transcriptional regulator, with translation MNDADETYKALMEATRQTLASKGYEGLTMRAVAGQADKSRGLLHYHFENKDDLVYSLLDHLLERMTASIRDPNVGNPVQELQHILKWNAYGPDREPSGGDNYFLAIFALRARAPFDDEIRHRLTRNYQQVVNECAAVIAGGIEDGTFRPVGPEETAVFLVTAVDGARNTDLTLERTDTRQVVFEAIDQYIIPALTIKYNFD, from the coding sequence ATGAACGACGCTGACGAGACATACAAAGCCCTAATGGAGGCGACCCGCCAGACGCTTGCCTCGAAAGGGTATGAGGGACTGACGATGCGAGCGGTTGCCGGTCAGGCTGATAAAAGTCGTGGATTACTTCATTATCACTTCGAAAACAAAGACGACCTCGTCTACTCGCTACTTGATCACCTTCTTGAAAGGATGACAGCATCGATCCGCGATCCAAATGTTGGAAACCCAGTCCAAGAGCTACAACACATCCTCAAATGGAACGCGTATGGTCCAGATCGAGAGCCGTCGGGCGGTGATAACTACTTTCTTGCTATCTTTGCACTCCGTGCTCGAGCACCGTTTGACGACGAGATACGGCATCGACTCACCCGAAACTACCAACAAGTAGTCAACGAGTGCGCAGCTGTCATTGCTGGTGGTATCGAAGACGGCACTTTTCGGCCAGTGGGCCCCGAGGAGACCGCCGTGTTTCTCGTGACCGCAGTGGATGGAGCACGGAATACCGACCTCACTCTTGAGAGAACAGACACCCGACAGGTCGTTTTTGAGGCAATCGACCAGTACATAATCCCAGCGCTCACTATTAAGTATAACTTCGATTGA
- a CDS encoding RNA-guided endonuclease TnpB family protein, whose translation MSRTIRTFEATILNQQQVRDDLNQLGWAASKLWNVGRYYAQEQWDETGEIPDDGELKAEFKSHERYTDLHSQSSQRVLEELAEAFNGWFGKRRNGDDRARPPGYRKNGDSHPRSTVSFKAAGFKHDAQFTRVRLSKGRNLKEHRSDFILCEYQTRPDVDLTEWDIQQVRAVYKRDEWRLQFVCRTTIDPEPPGDEVAGVDLGICNFAAVSFGGESVLYPGGALKEDEYYFTKKKAKCDDSSSREATRLDRTRTGRRTHFMHALSKSIVEECVERSVGTLVVGDLGGIREDDENGEPRNWGDHGNLDLHGWAFDSFTTLLDYKAESEGIDVELVSERDTSKSCSACGHIDDNQRVERGLYVCEECDTVANADVNGAENIRQKVLPSLVTDGGDRDNGWLAQPAVHLFDRSEGCFAPREQVANREP comes from the coding sequence ATGAGTCGAACCATCCGAACCTTCGAGGCCACGATACTGAACCAGCAACAGGTTCGTGACGACCTCAACCAACTCGGATGGGCCGCCTCAAAACTCTGGAACGTCGGTCGCTACTACGCACAAGAACAGTGGGACGAAACGGGCGAGATTCCCGATGACGGGGAACTCAAAGCCGAATTCAAAAGCCACGAACGCTACACGGACTTACATTCTCAATCCAGTCAGCGCGTTCTCGAAGAACTCGCTGAAGCGTTCAACGGCTGGTTCGGCAAGCGTCGGAACGGCGACGACCGTGCCCGACCGCCCGGCTACCGCAAAAACGGAGACTCCCACCCACGTTCAACCGTGTCGTTCAAAGCGGCTGGCTTCAAGCACGACGCACAGTTCACCCGCGTTCGCCTCTCAAAAGGACGCAACCTCAAAGAACACCGTTCAGACTTCATCTTGTGCGAGTATCAGACTCGCCCAGATGTTGACCTGACCGAGTGGGACATTCAACAGGTTCGCGCCGTCTACAAACGTGACGAGTGGCGACTTCAATTCGTCTGTCGAACCACCATCGACCCGGAACCACCGGGAGACGAGGTGGCTGGTGTTGACCTCGGTATTTGCAACTTCGCCGCCGTCTCATTCGGCGGTGAGTCGGTGTTGTATCCGGGTGGCGCACTCAAAGAGGACGAATACTATTTCACCAAGAAGAAAGCCAAGTGCGACGATTCCTCGTCCCGTGAGGCGACTCGTCTCGACCGGACGCGAACGGGTCGTCGAACACACTTCATGCACGCACTCTCGAAATCTATTGTCGAAGAGTGCGTTGAACGAAGTGTTGGTACGCTTGTCGTTGGTGACCTCGGTGGCATCCGAGAAGACGACGAGAACGGCGAGCCTCGGAATTGGGGCGACCACGGCAATCTCGACTTGCACGGGTGGGCATTCGACAGCTTCACGACGCTTCTCGACTACAAGGCAGAATCCGAGGGCATCGACGTAGAGTTGGTGTCGGAACGCGATACGTCTAAGTCGTGTTCGGCGTGCGGCCACATAGACGATAACCAGCGCGTTGAACGCGGGTTGTACGTGTGTGAGGAGTGCGATACGGTTGCGAATGCGGACGTGAATGGTGCGGAGAACATTCGGCAGAAGGTACTCCCGAGTCTCGTCACGGATGGCGGTGATAGGGATAACGGCTGGTTGGCACAGCCAGCGGTTCACCTGTTCGACCGTAGTGAGGGCTGTTTCGCCCCACGAGAGCAGGTTGCTAACCGCGAACCGTAA
- a CDS encoding MBL fold metallo-hydrolase, translating to MSGINPETPWIPAGAGQEFDPLEHAKVHPSADRPIVITPRGGDREVGRSCYQIDTEYGTYLVDCGLNQGDEGDYPDFRGLGPESVDAVFLTHAHIDHCGGLPVLEAQGYLNDDASIIATRPTIDLAKTLLEDSLKIHRRETNRGGGAQQFTKQDVQAVFDRFEPVDYGGGRVEAVADEVDRDPLMYQYGNAAHLLGSAWLMLQTEGYRVVFSGDLGGRASHLPDITPPPQADVLFLESTYGDTHSHTAFSDAQTTIYNAVERALNNREPVLIPTFAVGRAQTLQLLFSDRLHTLPGDLSDRVRLVVDGMAEEATDLYHEYVTDTDYMDEAITNRAKESGDDTPFSPPQVEFPQTDADRRAILEDADPSSGGKVPIIIAPSGMLTGGNSPRYLVELASRFHAATVLLTGYQALQTTGRTIQNQVDAETEEVQFTTNAEPFRTDWPAADNVTWITAEDSNEPVTRATIPTGWVSIVGGLSGHASQQGLLDFARTVDPETIALIHGPDYAQEHLGNHLAKNVDSVETVTRSRRLTPIAVEREADPDTAALSAKMFESEHKNAYDQLEDVFELMSALNEEVAAARNDTGRSEAEIRAIVRDEIEKAGLLEDE from the coding sequence ATGTCTGGAATAAACCCTGAAACACCGTGGATACCCGCCGGTGCCGGCCAAGAATTTGATCCACTCGAGCATGCTAAGGTACATCCCTCTGCAGATCGACCGATTGTCATCACGCCACGAGGTGGTGATCGCGAAGTCGGACGGAGTTGCTACCAAATCGACACAGAGTATGGTACCTATCTCGTCGATTGTGGACTCAATCAAGGTGATGAGGGGGATTATCCCGACTTCCGCGGTCTCGGCCCAGAATCAGTCGACGCTGTCTTTCTGACCCACGCTCATATCGATCACTGCGGCGGGTTGCCCGTACTCGAGGCACAGGGGTACCTGAACGATGATGCATCGATCATCGCGACGCGACCGACGATCGACCTCGCGAAGACACTGCTTGAGGACTCGTTGAAGATCCATCGCCGGGAGACGAATCGCGGCGGTGGGGCACAGCAGTTCACTAAACAAGATGTACAGGCAGTGTTTGATCGCTTCGAACCCGTTGACTACGGCGGCGGTCGTGTCGAGGCCGTTGCCGACGAGGTCGACCGAGATCCGCTGATGTATCAGTACGGAAACGCTGCCCACCTGCTCGGTTCGGCGTGGCTCATGCTCCAGACCGAGGGCTATCGTGTCGTTTTCTCCGGCGATCTCGGTGGCCGCGCGAGCCATCTTCCAGATATCACGCCCCCACCGCAGGCTGATGTCTTGTTCCTCGAGTCCACTTACGGAGATACACACAGCCATACGGCATTCAGCGACGCCCAGACGACGATCTACAACGCCGTCGAACGGGCGTTGAACAACCGCGAGCCCGTCTTGATCCCGACCTTCGCTGTCGGGCGGGCACAGACGCTCCAATTGCTCTTTTCCGATCGACTTCATACGCTGCCCGGCGATCTTAGTGACCGGGTTCGACTTGTCGTCGACGGGATGGCAGAGGAGGCGACGGACCTCTACCACGAGTACGTCACCGATACGGACTATATGGACGAGGCGATCACGAATCGTGCGAAAGAGAGTGGTGATGACACGCCGTTTTCTCCACCGCAGGTCGAGTTCCCCCAGACCGACGCCGACCGGCGAGCGATTCTCGAGGACGCCGACCCATCCTCGGGCGGGAAGGTGCCGATCATCATCGCTCCCTCGGGGATGCTGACCGGTGGAAACTCCCCGCGATATCTCGTTGAACTCGCATCTCGGTTCCACGCTGCGACCGTTCTGCTCACGGGATATCAGGCTCTGCAGACGACCGGTCGGACGATCCAGAACCAAGTCGACGCTGAGACAGAGGAGGTACAGTTCACCACCAACGCCGAACCCTTTAGGACCGACTGGCCGGCTGCCGATAACGTGACCTGGATCACTGCTGAGGATTCGAACGAACCCGTGACTCGAGCGACAATCCCGACCGGGTGGGTATCGATAGTCGGCGGGTTGAGCGGACACGCTTCCCAGCAAGGGCTACTCGATTTCGCACGGACAGTCGATCCGGAGACGATCGCGTTGATCCACGGGCCAGACTATGCCCAGGAGCACCTCGGGAACCACCTCGCGAAGAACGTCGACAGCGTCGAGACGGTCACCCGAAGCCGGCGGTTGACGCCGATTGCCGTTGAACGCGAGGCCGATCCCGATACGGCGGCGCTGTCCGCGAAGATGTTCGAGAGCGAGCACAAGAACGCCTACGATCAGCTTGAGGATGTCTTTGAACTCATGTCCGCGCTGAACGAGGAGGTCGCCGCTGCACGGAACGATACTGGTCGGAGCGAAGCCGAGATCCGGGCGATCGTCCGAGACGAGATCGAGAAGGCTGGGCTGCTTGAGGACGAATAA
- a CDS encoding IS5 family transposase: protein MTQISRFIGEVVPVAQSVTGDGDESAAPEGGGGFADYALVSLHCLRIYLDTSYRMTIDLLKEMPQITGEIGLRAADLPSPSTLCKVFDRISMRVCRVLLRQSAQLHDPSEHAAIDATFYERDRASRHYCQRTNYRVQTLKVTKLVDTATQAVLDLHCSTTLEGSDADLAEQIARRNAGDLRSLAADKGYDKQQLRERLRELDIRPLIKHRIFAPYDHAHNARIDEDRYAQRSMTETVNSAVKRSLGYAVRARTWYREFREIALMCVVYNIKQAVKQ from the coding sequence ATGACGCAAATCTCCCGCTTCATTGGGGAAGTTGTTCCGGTCGCTCAAAGCGTTACTGGTGATGGAGACGAATCCGCCGCCCCGGAAGGAGGCGGCGGATTCGCCGACTATGCACTTGTTTCCCTCCATTGTCTGCGGATTTACCTCGATACGTCCTACCGGATGACGATTGACTTGCTCAAGGAAATGCCACAAATAACCGGGGAGATCGGCCTCAGAGCGGCCGATCTCCCCTCGCCATCCACGTTATGTAAGGTATTCGACCGGATCAGTATGCGCGTCTGTCGAGTGTTGCTGCGCCAGTCGGCGCAGCTACACGATCCATCTGAACACGCTGCTATCGACGCGACATTCTACGAACGAGATCGAGCGAGCCGTCACTACTGCCAACGAACGAATTACCGCGTTCAAACGCTCAAAGTCACAAAACTCGTCGATACAGCAACGCAAGCCGTTCTTGATCTCCACTGTTCGACGACGTTAGAAGGAAGCGACGCAGACCTCGCCGAGCAGATCGCCCGCCGGAACGCGGGCGATCTGCGGTCACTTGCTGCTGACAAAGGCTATGACAAGCAACAACTCCGAGAACGACTGCGTGAACTCGACATTCGCCCACTGATCAAACACCGGATCTTCGCTCCGTACGATCACGCACATAACGCCCGTATTGACGAAGATCGGTACGCTCAGCGGTCAATGACCGAAACTGTCAACTCAGCCGTTAAGCGCTCGCTCGGCTACGCCGTGCGAGCGCGTACCTGGTATCGAGAGTTCCGTGAAATCGCCTTAATGTGTGTCGTCTATAACATCAAGCAGGCCGTCAAACAGTGA